Genomic segment of Geotrypetes seraphini chromosome 4, aGeoSer1.1, whole genome shotgun sequence:
gggtagcagcagaagaggacccaccaatatatacactaaaggtgcgttgggaaaggtagaaggcaaaccaggagaggacagattcacggaatccaagcaaggacaacgtatcaaggagtaagctatGATGAACAGtttcaaaggcagcagacaggttaagaaggatgaggattgagtaaaggcccttagatctggccatgaataAGTCACTGCAGATtttagtgagggcagtctctgtggagtgttggaGGCGAAAGCCAGATTGTAGATGATCGAGAATCTGttgagttgaaaggaagtccacgCAGAGACGGAGAACACGCTCTAGTATcttggataggaatggaagaagggTGATAGTTGGATGGGCAGGTGGGGTTTTCTTGAGAAGCGGCTTAACCACCGCATGTTTGAAAGCaacagggacagttgcagtggaaacaaATAGAGAATATGGCATATaggagggataacagtatgtgagatggggtcgAGTAGAGGGGTGGCAATAGAGTCTGAGGGGCATTTAGTAGGCTTGTctgaagacagaagttgtgcagtttctgcctctgatttcagagaaggaagaaaagtcagcGGTAGTTGACGGAGGAACATGTGGGTGGGACCAGACAGGAGAAATTTCCTGAGTTGTTTGGTAGAAGGATGAGGGGTGGTGTGAATTTGAAGTTCAGGAGAGTGGATGAAGGGTAGGGAAGAAGGATGTGACTTTATAGTGAATTCAATCTTGcggaccttgtcatggaagtaattAGCcataggggagagagaggaggggtaAGAAGTTGGGACGCTTTGAGGAGGGAGTTTAGCATGGCAAAGAGACGATgggggttggaagaaagggagttagttaGTTAAATGTAGTTGGGTACAGTAGTCTGGATGGCATTCCCTGTCAGAGTATGCCTGCTTAAGGTCTCAGTTAGATTGTGGAATTCCAGATGCTTGTCTTTTGGCAGTCAAGAGGTAAAGAAATGCTCATGGGATGCCCATTAACAAAGATGAAGAGTGATATGATAGCTCTCTCTATCAAAAGCTTCTAAGAAGAAATGCTAtataaatgttagtgctggttgcactcagtTAGATGGGTTATGTTCTATCTTGGTTATAGCATGTTTCCATTTGATTAGTTGTTTTGATTGCAGAGCAGAACAAATTGACTTTGGCAGGGAGTTTCCCATGTCCTCCTTGTTATTTCTCCTATTTTAGAAGTTATCAATTGCTTTGGTactggggagggagaagggcactgcccagtgacacaaggaggCAAAGCTGAACAATCTGTTTGATGCCTTCTACTGGAGAGAAGATAGAAAGTTATCTTTAGATAGATATTtcctaaaaaagcattttatttaaaacaatcTGATTAAATTTTTATCCATCCCGATATCAAGATATACATGGGTATGTGTGAGAGGGAAGGATACAAAGACAAAATGCAGGGCAGGGTGTGGTAAAAGAGAGCTAATGGCTGCGTAGTAAAGTTAACTGATTACtgagaactcgtggcagccattcATGAAGCAGCTCGGTgccgggcaggagcgcagaaagctcactcATGCCCAGTACACCGCTGGGCCGtaagaactcaaggcagccattcagggacaGGGTCagtgtggaaagctcgctcctacctggtacactgctggaccaccagggattcaaaaagttaCCTGGGGGAAGAGGGAGAGTTGGTCTGGacaagagatgggagggatccctcctgttctggcCCAACAGGTCATACAGTAGGCTTGGTGGAGGCCTGTAGGACATCGGGATGGgggacagggtgtagagcctggcaggagaGGGGGGGCAGAGCACAGATCCTTGCAGCACTTcaaagctgctgtgcatccagagctcaaaagaGGCGAGTTGGGAGGTGTATTATGGGCAGGCTTAAACCTGGacatcctgaagcaataatcgaagctttcccaggacatcctaggCTGAACTTACACAaatgtaaaacaggtctaagtgccccaaaggtgacCAAAATGACCACTGAatggtttaaggcatgaccccaccCCTCCCCGGTTTTGACATTTAGTGAAAGCTAATTCCCTTAATGCACATTAAGGCTATAataccccttgatgaattcccccccctaTATTAACTGAAAGAGGTTGCTACACAGTATTTTAACCTACTTTTTGAAGAATAGAAGGTTTATGAGAGCTGTGGGTGTGTTCCCAtgtattaacaccccccccccataatttcCCTTTAGTAATAGTTAGAGCTGTATCAAAGAATAATATTCAATTCAACTCTGatacattattcatattcagctgAATAGTGATCTAAATTTGAATACGATTAGTTCAGGGCTCTACTGTTCTAAATCCTACAGAAATAAatacttgatctctgatttcacggttgcttcttttattatttgttacattaaagctcaatgcccattatttgtATTCGGATGAATAATATTTTCCATTATTCGTAATCAGCCAAATAGTAAAATTTGCTATTCAGGACAGCTCTAGTTAGTATCCTTCCCCTACCAAATTTTCAGGTCATATCAAGAGGATTCTGACAGGGATATTTATACCCACAGCTATGCATGTTCcctgccatgaaacatcacagggcagattcctcactgtgcgtgtttcaagtttattaggattttatataccgcctatcaaggttatctaagcggttttacaatcaggtactcaagcattttccctatctctcccggtgggctcacaatctatctaatgtacctagggcaatgggggattaagtgacttgcccatggtcaaaaggagcagtgcgggatttgaacccataaccccagggtcctgaggctgtagcttcaaccaccgcgccacacacacCTGCCACAACGCGATGGATTAATCCATCTATCCATGCATGTTCCAGAAAGTAGACTCCATTAAACTTTGCATGAACTTTTTGCTTTTGTTACAAAAGACTGAAGAACATATCATCTATAATCTCCTACAAAAGATCAGTATACAAATTgtattgcaagacaagcaaaacattttattaaattttgacttgatagacaagcaatgtcttgcaatacaagtacatacagtatacacacattacaactgagctgatggttcttctctctctgacgcttcaggagtgtagtgactgttctaaacgagcgaggtcttgcaatacaagtacatatagtattttgtattaaagtttttgggttttgaaacgaatcgtctgagtttccattgttTCTTATGGGGacattcactttgatatacgagtgctttggattacaagcatgcttctggaaagaattatgttcgcaaaccaaagttttctGTACTGTACTTATATTAATTTTTGTAAAGTTACACAGTTTAATTCAGAGTTATTAAAGTTTATTAGATGAGCAAACACGTGATCATCCTGTAATTTATATTTCCATAGGACAGAAAATCTAAGCTTGTACGGCCACAAAAGAGTTTTTAGCCAGGGCATATAGTATGTTAAAAGTCACTAAACAACAAACCCACTGGTCATAATGAGTTATACTATGTGCTCAAGCAAATTAGTCCTGCTGCAAAGCCCAGGTctagttcaaggaggaaaagcAGCAAGTTTAAGGCTGATGTGAACAGCTGGTGCAAGATCTATGTGGGCTGATATATGGGAAAAATAAAACCAGGTAAAACAactttaataatgaattaatttgtATAAAAGTGTTTTAAAGGGGGGGAGTTTCTAGGAGATGAGACTCCAGGATGTCTTTTAGTGgtgctgttttttttgttttccagtAAGGGGGGGTCTTAAGAGTTCATCCCCTCCTCTCATTGTATTATGGATCTTGTTAGTTTACACCTAGGTTTTTTTGGACTGCTTTAGAACCCAAGCTCGTATTTTTCTGGGTGGGAGATGGGAGTTTCTTCAGGATCAGAAAATGGTTGACAAGTGTATTGCTGTTCTATTTGTTTAGTGGTTTGTATTTGTCATTAATAAAAAACGTTGCCACATACTAAGGGGGGGGAGAGTTATAGGGGAGGGGTTTAGGTTATTGGTTTAATATCCTATAGCTGAAAAATTTTTGATGATGGAGTTTGTGGATTCACTGTGTCATACCACTCTCGCTGCTCTTTTTGTACTGTAGTTGAttcttattttatgtatgtacatGCTCTCTCctttcatcaataaaaattgtttgaacataagtGTTTTAGTTCGAATTCAAACTCATTGCTTCAAATTCTCTAATTTTCTAGGAGCAGCCCTATATAATTTACTCTGCTGCATTCAGAAATATGGTAGCTTTAAGATAGAATGGACTAGTGTTTAgcacaggggttctcaacccagtccttgggaaaTACCTAGACCTTCAAGATTTCAGGAtaccctcaatgaatatgcatgagaaatttaCATGTGCTATCTTCAGTGagagcaaatctatctcatgcatattcattatgggtatcctAAAAACCTAACTAGCTAGGTATGTCCTGAGaaatgggttgagaactcctgGTTTAGAATAATACTCTGGAAACCTGAGTTCAAATCCTCCTCCTTTCACAGACACTCAGGATTTTAGTCAAGTGCCATATTAACTTCCATTACGCCAAGTTTCCACTTAGTAAGATCTTCAGGAAGGGACTCAATTGCCTAAAATTTATTATACAAACGTATTCAGAGAATTTGAAAACAAATGTTTAGAAAACTTATCACTTGTTCAGTTACAACAAACAGTTTTCATTTGCCAACTGGCTTCCTTTTAAtggaaacaattttttattgatgacagcaCAGAAAATAGTGAAAGAATAACATAATACAGAACTTGTCATCCATTGttttcttcccccctctccccagtgAAGCAAGATAAAAGGCAACAAACCAAAGCAAAAAACAATGTTCCAGCTATAATCAGaaaatacctaaaaaaaaccccacccataAAACAGACTAGAAAATGAGATACAGAACAGGTATGGcttccttttaaaaaaatattaactaCATGGCTCTTGAAGTAAACAGCTATGGCTTTTCAGCATTTATTGCCAGGTACCTTTTGCTAATTTGCCTCTGTCATCCAGTAAACCACAAGTGAgaatgctataaaaaccaaatgtCAAGCAGACTTTCCTTTTAAATGAGAATATAGACATATATTGAGCTAATTAAGCCCTATTGTCCAGTCAAATGAAATTACCCAACTACTAGAATGCTACAGTGAAATATTCACTTGATGAGAGTGCAGGGACTGGCTAATTCAGTATTCTTTATTAACCCACATCAAAATTACTAAACATGGTTTGCAGAGATCTACTATTTTTCTTCCCACCATTTTTTTGGTTTGGGTTCCTTATTCAAATTGCTAGAAAATGATCTGTCAAACAGGtggacttttttttcccccagaagTTCTAGTTTTATCCTGGAGTGATGCTGAGTGTTCACAAACCCCCCATACTTCCTTTTAGGAACAAATTCCAAAGCCGCCTTCCAGTCACCAGTATTTTTCAAAGTCAGTAAAATGCGGATCATTTGATCCAGTGTGAGGTTTTTATTACCAATTTCCCAATGCAAGTACTTCTCCAGAGGAAGACGTGCAGTTCTCAGATTCAGCCGTTTTGCATTGGCAAGTGATAACCCTGGTTGCATACATTTGTCAACAATTGAACCAATGATGTAAATCTTGTCATGCTCATATGCCTTCATTTCATTGCGCGAGTCTGCAGTTAAGTAAACAAGTTTGTCCTTGGGAAACATTTCTACATGAGCCTTTTCGGTTGCTGTCACAAGCAATTTATCCCATGCCTCTTTATAGCGTTTGATTAACTCTTTATGAAAGGGTCCCTCTGTTTGGAGACTGCAAAAATGGATGTGGAAGGGATCCGGTGATCTGTGGTTCCAGCTTTCAGTCtctaaaatctgctttactgTATTCTCCATTTCTTTACGGTTCATATGTTTGTCATAGACCATATCAAATACCAGGGGCTGACCAAATCTCATGGACTGGGCAGTCCGCCAGTTGTACATGTCGTCAAAGTTTTTCTGCCGGATATACATTATGAAAGTATTCTTAACCTTTCTTTGCTCCTCTGTTTCTACTGGCTTTTCCAACATGACCTTCCTTTCTGTCAtctgtttttccttctttgctTTCTTAGCATTCTTAAAACGTTCTTTAATAGCCAAGTGTTTTAAGTACTTCTTTCTAGATGTTTTGGTGGAAAGTTCCATGAGAACTTTCCATTGCTCATCACTGATGTGCTCTGGGACCATTCCGCCTATCAACCTCCACATCTCCACAAGTTCTCTTACAGCAGTTGATGAAGAATCTCCTTCATGTTCCAGAATCTCAGGACTGCCTTCTTCTGGCAAACTAGATTTCattacatttttccattcatcCAAGTCTAGCTTTTTTGAAGGTACTAGTTGATTTTCATTCTTTCTCATACCAAAATATAAGACCAGAGTTCTACCAGGTGGTAGTTTATAGGTTGTCCTGAGAAACAAAGCCTTCCTTGTCCCCTCTGGTAAGACAGACTGGAAGACAGTGAGCTTAACTGCCTTTTTGAAAAGGGCATTTAAGAAGCTCATTTTAAGAATTCAATATATTATCAAAACCAATAacctgaaaaaaagaaaacaaagaaaatgaatggcaACAACTGTAAAACTCAACTTTATATCATCTTTTATTCCTACAAGATTCAAATCCTAGCACACAATCATGCTCTACAACAAAATATGAAATCAGGGTTCTCTTGGGTATGCACAAGAGCAGTTAATGTACAatagaggctcataatcaaaactttgaaacatccaaaaaccagtccatcagcacttggacatcctaacaGCCAGGAcgaccaagtgccgataatcaaaactgactttctggacgtccAGCAGGACTGTTAGGCCCctgtgtgtccagagctcaaaggggtgtgttgggaggtgtgttatgggtggacaTCAGACTTAGACCTGGAaatcctgcagcaataatcaaagctttccagggacatcctagatggaacttaagaCGCCAGCAGTTAGACATGTTTTAATTGTGTTTAAGtgccccaaagctgcccaaactgaccagatgaccactgaagaaaTTAAGGCATGATTCCccttattcccccagtggtcaatgactccctcccaccacccaaagatgggaGAAAAAAACAGTACATCGAGGGATTGCCATCAGCTCATTGTGGCAGGGAAATCAGCTGAGACGGATTCCTGTCGGatcagctgatagggattccccctgccaggatcagctgaactggcagggagattcctctctctctcccaggcATTGATCCCCTCCAGTACACTACCAAACTAGCCAAATAAAAAATGAGCCGCCAATCCCCTAcaccccccaacattcctggacccccCTAACATGAGATGCCACCACTGTCACTTTTAGTCCCAACACTAAAGCCTCAAACTGTCTTTTGAGAACTAAATCTATCCTGCGGTCCTGCACATCctttaaaatcattcccccttgACTGGGCAGAAAGGTATGCTTGGTAACCTGAGCTATTACCAAATCCAACATAGGTGATACTGTTGAAAATCTGGAGCCATCAGGTACAGCTTCGCCATGGTCTTGGCTACCCACAAGGAACCTTCCAGCATGTCCCATTTCTCCGTGAGCATAATTGAATATATGGATTGCAGGGGAAAACATGTGGTCCGAGTATTAGTGCTGCTCATAATCGAGATTTGAGCAGCAGAGGTCTGCGGTGGCTCTAGTCTCAATTCCTGTAGCGCCTCAGTAATGATTTGCAATAAAGCTGCCAGCTTAAAGAGGTGACGCACTGTCGAGTCATCCTTCATGTCCAGGGCCACTACAGACTCCTAACAGTCCCAGCCCGAGACCCTCTTTCCTCTACAACTGAGGAATCACTGTGAGATATTAAAGGCATAAACTCTGATTCCCAGTTTCCTTCTGACTGGACTTGCTTTGAGGAAACTGTGCTCTTTGAAGGTAAACCCCTGTGCAAAACCACCAATGACGCTCCAGAAGGAGCAGACAGACCTTAATAATTTAGATAGGCTTCAAACATCAGACTCACACAATTAGGGTAAGGCCCCGCACAGGATGCCCTATGTCTCCTCTTAGGCCTAGAGATTTCTGCGTAGGGGTGCATCGCTGTATCAACCGTGTCGCTATTTGAGGGCTCCAGTGAGACTTTTCACCCACAAACTGAGCAACTTGCAACTTTACCTCCTTAGAGAATCAGTGGAGGATAAGCACAAGGCTCTTAACCCCCATTCATATGTTTTGTGGCATGTGAACATGGACACTcgccatccagcacaaaatttagCACGATACAGGGGTAAAACAGCCTGACGAGTCCATGTCtatcaattttaatttgaatCTGGGTGTCTTTGAAGCAGACTGAGATGGACTGAGAAATGCAAGATGGCCACTGCGGCAGCGATTTCACATCAAAAACAGCTCAGGGAGCAATATTAAGagtcaaaaaattcaaaaaaggATTTTTGGAGGTGGAGGACCCAAATTCCGGCACCAGAAACCCCCCCAAAGTCAATTttcaactccccccccaaaaaaaaatgtatcCCATAGGCTGCAATATCCAGTATTCAGACAAGCATCAAATGTCAAGATACCTgtatctttgggctgccagtcaaacCGAAATCTGGACCGAGTCCTCAGACCCCCAAGCTCTGCACGTGTTgacagaggaggaaaaaaaatttagtcGGCACCTGCTAAAGTCTATAGACCAATCCAGGACCACACATACTCAAGCTCTTTATAAATCAAGAGCAAGTTGTGCACCAAAGGGAACGGTCCCTAAGCCTCTAAATTtattagtgcaggctggctaggCAGGTGCCCTGTACAAGAGGGTATCCTGCTAGCTACAGATGTATACACCGAGGGTCTTGTCTTGTAGTCAGAGCTGTTCTAGGACTACTGGAACCTACGCACTGAAAGGCTCCAAACCTGgattaaaaaccccaaaataataaaatgatcTCAGAacagattagataatttccttcATCTCGCATGCAGAATAAAAGATTGaagaggctactaaaatggtgtgtggtttttttATAAGGTGTAtgagaacagacttaaagatctcaatctgtatacttaggaggaaaggcgggagaggggagatagagatTTTTAAacacctacataatgtaaatgcgcatgagtcaagtccctttcatttgaaaggaaactgttccatgcatctaccaccctttctgtaaaaagtatttcctttgattactccggagtctatcacctcttaacttcatcctataccctccggagtaatcaaaggaaatactttttacagaaagggtggtagatgcatggaacagtctcccggaagaggtggtggagacagagactgtgtcacaattcaagagggcttgggataggcacgtgggatctctcagagagacagagaaggagataatggttactgcggatgggcagactagatgggccatttggcctttatctgtcatcatgtttctcgGTATAGCACAGCCCACTGGGGAAGGAGGCGGAGCAGGAAAAAAATATGCCTTCTACAATCTTGCAGTTAAAGAGAGTTCAAGACCacatccgcctagaaccgcaaggcacaggcggaatagaaatccgtaatgtaatgtaatgtaattaacctTTGCACCAGAAATCCTGTTATTACTTCAGAACAAAACATATGGATGTAAATTTTCAGGGTCTGGGAAAAATcaggatttccaggatcctcaggATCTCCAGAATCTAGGACAAATCATCTTAAGAAtagaattctcttcctttatgaCTGCCTGCTGCTGTCCTTCAATGGAGAATCCCCATGCTCTTTCATCTTTCTCTGCAAGGTCCACCTCCCTATGATGCAGTTCTTTTCTTGTGTGGGTGGGATTGGCAGAGAAGGACCTATAACGTCAGCACCAGGGGGGGGAGGGACTCCATGCAGAATGACAACTAGAGGGGCAGTCAAAACAGTTGCTGAAGCTGGAAGAGGTAAAGGATAGTGGTGGAAGtggaagctgctgcacagggtgggTGTGGGGGGATTGAAAGAGACACAAAATAGGAATACTTTCTAGAAAGGAGGAACTAAATAgtagacccgggggggggggggggggagtgaaaggCGAGAAAGCATGTAGAAAATGGGTATAAGGGAGGAGACACATTCTGGGGTTCTCCTAGGATCCGAGATATGCTAGGATCTGCCAAGATCCTGCAATTCTAACCACCTGGATTCAGCACTCTTCACCACCTTTAAGTCATGAAATATCCATATCCTGCactccttccccatcaaaagcacaggatctgCCAGGATCCAGCAGATCTGTCAAGATCTCTCTAGGTCTACTACCatatttcccccaaaataagacagtgttatattaattttgggcccaaaaaatgcactaggtcttcttttcggggtatgtacatgatcatagttcaagttcaagtttattagtatttgatgaattgcttaatcagtttgctaagcgatgtacataattataaaaagAGTAGAGATGCAAAAAGACAAACAAAATGACAATTACGTGACAACAAGACAAACATGAAttggaggagagagggggaaagttacaagttTTTTTCGAtgtgaagaaaaacaaaaaaggagaacAACAAAAGGGGGACGGGAGGATTAAAAATCTGAGTATATAAAACAAGTCTTAAatctaaatgttaaaagcatctttaaaaagatgagtttttagtgattttataaaagaggaaagatctttttcatttttaatatattgtggtaatgagttccaccattgggggcccattacGGAAAACATGTCTAATCTTCTCGTGCCTATTATTTTCAAGGAGGGTATAGTTAGGAGATTCTGGGAGGATGATCTAAGTGGTCGCATAGTATTATGGGGTATTAACATTCTggctataaattggggttcattgtaGATGagggttttaaatgttaaaagcatgaCCTTGAAAATGCGGTGACTGATAGGAAGCCAGTGGGAATCAATCAAGAGTggcgtaacatggtcatatttcttggtgttatagattaatttaatagctgtattttggataatttgaagtcttctcttttctttttgagagatGTTAAGAAgtagagagttacaatagtccattttAGCTATAATTAGCGAGTGAACCAAAATGTTGATAGATTTGGGCTCgagaaatttggcgattgatcGAATTAAACGTAGTTTGTAGAAGCAAGTTTTGATTATATAATTGATGTGTTCGTGGAACAATAGTTTGTCATCGATTGTTACCCCAAGGATTTTTAAAGTGGAGATGAACTCTAGTGAGATGTTGTTAAGAATGAATGGGGTCTTCAAGCCAATGTCTTTTTTCCAGGAGAAGAtcatggattttgttttttttatgtttaaagatAGTTTGTTTGAGTTAAGCCAGTCTTGTATTGTTT
This window contains:
- the LOC117359012 gene encoding tRNA methyltransferase 10 homolog C-like, with amino-acid sequence MSFLNALFKKAVKLTVFQSVLPEGTRKALFLRTTYKLPPGRTLVLYFGMRKNENQLVPSKKLDLDEWKNVMKSSLPEEGSPEILEHEGDSSSTAVRELVEMWRLIGGMVPEHISDEQWKVLMELSTKTSRKKYLKHLAIKERFKNAKKAKKEKQMTERKVMLEKPVETEEQRKVKNTFIMYIRQKNFDDMYNWRTAQSMRFGQPLVFDMVYDKHMNRKEMENTVKQILETESWNHRSPDPFHIHFCSLQTEGPFHKELIKRYKEAWDKLLVTATEKAHVEMFPKDKLVYLTADSRNEMKAYEHDKIYIIGSIVDKCMQPGLSLANAKRLNLRTARLPLEKYLHWEIGNKNLTLDQMIRILLTLKNTGDWKAALEFVPKRKYGGFVNTQHHSRIKLELLGEKKVHLFDRSFSSNLNKEPKPKKWWEEK